The genomic stretch AACATCACGACTTCTAAGTCTGGCTCCCATGTTGTCCAACACTGGCAAGATTTACAAGACCCGTACACAGAGATTGGCATTTGGTCCTAGGCACCTAATTAGTGCTGacaatttaaatggaaaattaagtCTTTTACTGTCAACTTCTCCATTTTGGAGATATGATGGTAGCAAAAAAGGGGTCCCAATACCTTCTGTAGAAGTACTTTTCAGTGCACCATTCAGGTCAACACAGTTGTATGATGGAAAAGCCTCCTCTGCGTGACTCTAAGAGTTACTTGACAAGGGTCTCATATCTACAACTAAATACAAGAATTCTAGGCAAAAAAGACGTTCTCTTCACACTCCTTTGCATGAGCATGACTCAAAATTCACCAGATATGTAGATATAATCAGGTAACATCCTGACAACTGTACAaccagaatttttaaaattgatgaAACCTACCTTCAGAAAAGGATGCAAGCAGATTTGCATCTGAGTTTCCATAACACGTATTTCTTTCAGTTAGCATCAGAACTAGAAGTGCTAGAGCTAATGGCAAGGAGCCCTAACTACAAGGTTTTTACAAATCTGCCATACTACCAAGTTTCAAAAGGTGCCATTCCTGAGGCACAGATGCTGGCACAGTCTCAACTGACCTGAGTTTTCTGCTTACAGACAAGAGTGATGGGAAAGAACACATTCTCTTACCAAAGCTTGACAAGCCTCAAGACAATATTTGAGATCTGTCAAGGTCCAGCTCAGTAATTGCAAGACTTCTGGAATTAGAGTTGCTATTTAGAGTGAAAAGAAGCAACTGCCTCCCAAATCTGCCATATTTGAACAAAAATACATCACAAAACTGAACATATTAAACGCTGTTTGTGCTTACAATTGTAGTTACGGAACTCAAGCATTAGGGGGAGAGGTTTTTCCTCACTACTGCTGCAATggagctgcaaaaaaaaaaataaaatgggaaaaaaaacccttccaaACATTCAACCCTACCCACAGTTATTAAAACCTGTAAAGGTTTCAGGTTTACTAATTTTTAGAGgggataaaaaaaatccaggagTTGTTGAACTAAATCCAATTCAGAAAGCTGATTTTCCTAACACATAAttaagaaacaattttcattaaaaaaattgtgcACATTTTTCCTCAGTAATTTATAAAATGCAAACAGTATGCTAGAAAAGTTTGAACATAAGGAAATGCGCTTCGGAAACATTATTAAAAGATGTGTTCCTATGGAATGACATTCTCAAGTTTACGTTACTTCTTTGCATCTGGATACTTTAGAGAGTGCTGTTCCCTTCTCTCCTGGGTCCATGAGAAGCTAGGTTTAGAAAAGAAGAGCTCCCATACTGCCAACTTCACTCTGTTCCTTTACAAATATCTCAAAGTACTGATAAATGATGGTGACAGCCAGCAGGATCCCAGTTCCAGACCCGATTGCCCCAAGGAAGTCTGCCAACACAGAGAGGGCACCAATACAGAGGCcaccaaatgcagcagctgtaggAATGTACCTGTAAAACAAGGTGTGAATACAAAAGGTGCTATTAGAACCAGCTCAGGATTATGGTAAATGTAACAGGATTATCACTGTATGGGAACCATGGAATGTATTAAAGCGAGGAGATGGGTGTTTCCTAGGAAGCCAGACCCACTGAGAAAACGAAACACAGATAATCTAAACCATGGTAGCATCCTCTCTTCTGGTAAAGGTAATTAAGCACATGTTAATGAATGTTAGATCCTCAAGACATTTGCAGATGATTGAAATCGAAAGTTGCAATAATATTTCTGTAACATGATTCATCTAAACCAATCTCTGCTCGCCTCTACACCTACTGGATTTAAGTAGCTGCTAGTTTTAGACAGGAGTACATAGAAAGCAGTACTCTTAAGACACATGAACAATCTTAAAGTGCAGTTTGTCAGTTTGAAGTGTAGTATACTTCCACCCTCATTACTAACTTCCCTATAAAGGTtgacataaggaaaaataaaacaagaaaataaaagctctggAGTTCAAGCATGTTTTCTAACTGCAAGGCAACAACATCCTGCTGTGCAAGTCCAGCTATTAACGAGAGGCAGTGCTCCATGCCCATGCACAGAGCCCTAAAGCTTAAAGAACAGCCATGCACTAGGGTCCAGAAAATGTCAGTCTAAGCAAAGTTTACAGTGTGTTCTCCCACACTTTGCATAAGCAACTTGTGAAGGGCACAGCTCACCTGTTCAGTTCATGTACCATTGAAGTTTCTCTGTGGCCTCGCATTACcatttgctgttctttcaaCTGTTTGGCAACCTGCATCGAATAAAGAAAAGGAGTCAGGTTAGGTTAGTACTATTAGCCAAGTCCACAGAATCCAGAGCAAGGCATTTCAGTGAGTTACTGGTCTTTCTCGTGTTTTTCACACATAAAAACAGCCAGTATTTCAACTCAGGATAATCCAGACTGCAGTCAGAGGCAGTTCTCCACACTGTCAATTATGCAAAGTTAAATAGTTCTAGTCctactgagaaaacaagaacatgGAAACCCGTGGCTGTCCCACACACTACAAGCTACACCTGTTACACCATTACTGTTCCCATAGTAAATACAAGTCCTGTTCTAGCACCAAGTCTCTACTCTCCTGGTTAGGGTTTAGTTGATGTTGTTAAAACCATCTTATGAAGTGTGCATTCCAGCAGTCTCCCACATTCAGCTGAGCTATTTGTGAGACTATATTAGAAGGGAAATGACTGAGAAAGGATTGTTTCTTGGAAAACTACTCTTAAATGGTATTTCTGCAAGTGGATGGGATTACAATTGAGTCCTGCTAACATCTAACTACTGACAGGAACTGAAACTCTTGTAGATGAGCTTCTAAAGCTGCCTGTAACCCAATTAAATGTACTTGCAGATGATTAAGCTACCAGTTTTCCACCATACTGTGAATGTGCACATAAGTAATGGTttatcaatttttaatttttgatctTGTTTacatcagcttttcttcagtatGAGGAAAGTGTCCTGGAGTGTTACAAGTTGTACCTCCattcattctgaaagaaattcCATCTATAAACGGCTGCAAGCGCCTCCTTGCCGGTCTGACAGCAAGCAGCCAGATGCAAACCCAAAATGAGTGCTCCTGCTGTTAACTCACCATGCAACTATTACATATTTGTTAAAGAATGGATTAAACCATTCCACATGGCTGTCAAACTTCATTTCCTGCCCCAAAACCATACAATACAAATATACCACAatgacaaatattttccatctcGTTTTCCAATTCCAACTGGAGAATTACAGTTACTCAATATCAAATATCttgaagcaaaaggaaatttaaGAAGCCACACATACATTAATGCACAGAACTACATTCTCAGTTCTCAGATCTTTTAAGTTAAAAAGTTCTTGTTAATCTTCCCTGAGAACAAACTATGAGCTCTTTATGCCAGAAATGGATACTTAAGTTTCACCTGCAGGTTCCTCTAAGTGGCAACTGCCTTGTACACACTGCAATTGTGATTTGGTACTAAAAGCTTTGAGTGTTACCTGATCTTTCCTCATACTCATCAGATTTCATGTAGCAGTGTCAGAAGTTTCCTAatgccaacaaaaaaaacctgtatgTCTTTTGTTATTGTCACTGCTTTCAAAAACAGCAGTAAAGAGggcaaaaataagtaaaaagtttcattttgccctccctctccccagttatttttttaaagctctttctaATCCAAAAATCAAAACCACTGCTTACACAAATGATAAAAATTACTGTGAAGATCACCAGCTTAACAGTAATCTAAGAAAAACTCAGTATGTATATCTGCTGTTTTTAATCAAGATatcatttatcattttaaacTTACATCTTTGGCAGACGAGCCAGAGACTTCAATCCATGTTTTAGAGAAGAAAGCACAGGAACCCAGCATAAACACAATATAAACAACTGCATGGACAGGGTCTTCtaacactgaagaaaaggatTCTGGAGGTGACAGATAATAACAAAGTCCACCAACAGGATAAGCACGAGCAGGGCCTCCAGCTGAGGTGTcctacagaaaaggaagcaattaGTCACCAGTTTTCTTGCCATTTCTCAGCCATAAAGTTAATCCTGGGTTTATATCCCACCTTTACATCACTGTATTTCATTATCCTTACAGAAGCATACGAAGACTCAACTTTACTATCATAAGGCAGTTTTTAATGTGGAAATGGAATACAATAAGGAACAGTAAGAACCCCCAGGACAGTAAAGAATGGTGAAAATTGAATGAAGATTCAACATCTACAGCAAGTCTCACACACCATCATCAATTTAACAAATTGCTAATCTAGAAGCTTCAGCATACCCACGTGACCTGCCATTAAAATGTGCTCTTGTGTTTAGGGAGACCATCTCTCCAAGTCCACCTGTTAATGGCACTCCTACAGTGCTCTATGGAAGATCACCAGGAATACTCACAGACCAAGTGCCCAGCAGGCTAACCAGTAAGTTCCCACTGAAGCGTGCAGAAAGCATCTGGGAGATGACGTACAAGTTTGACACCAGGGCAGACTGAAGAATAATGGGAATGTTTGAAGTATAGAACAGCTTGATTGGGTAGGTGTTGTACTGGCCACGGTAGCGAGCAGATTTAATAGGAAGATCCACTCTGAAACCCTGAAAAatttccaaaagagaaaagtCCCTTATTATAACTTGACAGCATGAACCCGTACCACAGCTCATGAACTGAAAGGGCCAGGCCTtgacaacagcagaaaataaacatgacaTGCAAAAAAACGACTGCACTTCCTTTAACAGGAAGCAGGTTACACTTCTTTTCCCATAGAAACAGCTTAGTAACTCTCTTTATGCCAACTGACCTGGAAATAAATTACAATTGCAAACACGAAGATGGTGGCAATCAGATTCATGAGGTTAGGGAGATTCTGACGGTAAAAGGCCTCACGAAGAGCTCTGACTTTGTCTGTACGAGTAGCCAGAAGATGAAACAGAGCAATGATAGCACCCTCAAATTCCATGCCTtgggtggaaaaagaaaaatctcaagtTAAGCATGATATCTTTATCtttaaatttcagtgctttgtccAATTAAGCATTCTTGTACAGGATTCATAACAGAATCACTTCCATCCCTGTTCATATTAAGGGCACATTCAGAAATCCCCCCTGTATGAAACTAGGAACGAATCACCACCCAAACACCAAATGGAATAACTTCACTGGTCTCCTGAGACACAAAATTACTTACacaaagttttcttctgttttttttttttattattattattttttttttaatttattttcaaacaaggGAGATAACATTTCTAGTATTATTTGTGGTCAGCCATTGGCTActgtttgaatttaaaaaatgcaattacttcatttcagttttctagTATGCATCAGCAACATGATTGCCTCCTATCAGGTTTGGAGAATAAGGGGTTTGGAGGAAAGAGTAAGacaaggaacagaaaggaaCAGCTGGTACTTGTCAGtaggctgggcagcagctgcaataCAACAGCAGTCATCCCTATCAAGTTTTATGGAGGCACTGTATGACACTGGAGTTCAGGATTAGAAACTGGTCTTTTTGACTTTAAGAGATCATTGTGCTATTCTATAAAGGGATGTAAAGAGACGGAATATtagaaggctgtggggagaagCTGCTGTGTTTATGTTCCACATGGGAAAATAAGGAAGTTCTGATGCAAGTATTACCTCGTCCTGTGTTCACCGTGGTGGGGCTGAACGCCTTCCACACAATAGTCTCACAGATGTTGGTAGCAATGAAGAGAGAGATGCCAGAACCGAGACCATATCCTTTCTGCAGGAGCTCATCCAAGAGCAGAACTATCAATCCAGCAACAAAAAGctgcagtaaaaacaaacaggagcaTTTCTCacattccttctcattttttgttaaaaaaaaaaaattaattccttttaGAAGATTAGACTACATATGAGAAAGCAAGCACACTGGTATCTCTTCCCTGCATGTGGGCAAGGAGAGAATCCATAACACTGATTTCCTTGACCCCTTTGGAGGacaaaaaagaagggaagagtaGGAATTACCTGAATTGTGATAAGCAGGCAGATACCGGCGCCCATCTCAGACGGGTCTCCATACATCCCAGTCATCACATAGACTATTGACTGCCCGATGGTAATGATCATTCCAAACACTGGAGAATACAAAAAACAATTACGTATTTGTTCTGAAGATTTACGTCCTGGACAATTAGACAAACATCACATCTTTGTGGAAGTTGGTAAGGAATACAGAAGTCACAGAACGTTCAAGAGCAGGTAAAGTTTGTTCTCTGAAATCTAGCACTGAAAATACAAGTATGCACAGacttcagaaacaaagatttaaaagtatttttagttACTAAAGATGtctttaaacactgaaaattgaGGATGAATTGACATTACTTCGGTTATGATTCTTTCTTTCCCATAAACAAATCAGTAAGAGCTTTGTTGCCACGCATTTGAGAATACTGAGATTGCTCTAAAAGCCATTTATCCCAGCTTGCTGAAGAACCATCCTTGAAAGTGTAAGGTAACAACTACTACAACATCTTCATagatacatacttttttttagACAAACACCACCCAACATAATTCAAGCTACGAGTGCCCAAAACATTGCTTAGTTTATTTGATGAGATTGCAGTACAAATGCCAGCTGCACAGATACTCTTCCTCTACAAACCTAAATGACATCAAATGCTAACAAGCCAAAGAACAGCCAGCAAGGCTGCAGAAAGAGACATCTGTAGCACAGCATGAACACATAGCATGACAGAAGTCCGTATCCTGTACTGAACATTGGAGACCAAAGCAAACTTCAACGTTCTGTTGTCAGTGTTAGATTCTAAATCACCCTACTTTGGCATTTAGCATCAGCTGCTACTTACACTTCTGTGCCCCGTTGAATAGAGCTCTGTCCTTTGGGGTGTCGCCAACTTCAATGATCTTGGCACCGGCCAAGAGCTGCATGATGAGCCCAGAAGTGACAATAGGGGAAATGCCCAGCTCCATCAACGTACCTGCCAGACACAGGAAGCACAGTGACCCTCAGAGGTGTGTGGGTATGGTGCATACCAGCACTTTCTTTCCAAGTTTGACTTTCCACCCCTTGCATCATGACAGAGATGAGACAGAACTCCAAATATCCACACACGTAAGAGGCTTCCATGGTAACAGAAGCTTGTTAAAGTTGGTTTAATAAGTAATGCAGTACTTCTCAGTACCTTAAGAATCACATTTGCTGGAAAAGACTTTTGGTGTTGGGAACAGCTTTCCTGTATACAAGGAATTTGTGTAGGAATTTGCTCTGTCTTTGACAATCATCAGTaacttcattatttatttacaaacaaataacaacaatttaaaaacaaaagcccaCACTTTTTTTCAGGAGGGCTCACATAAATCACCACACAATTCTTCATTTATATCTACGTTAAAAACCTTTCTGATAAACTGAAGTTAATAAAACAATCACAGACTTTAATCTTTGGTGAGGCAGACTCAAAAGACATCATCCAGAAAAACAGAACGCAAGCAAATACAGCTGactgaaatgactgaaataGCTTGGAAAGTATTTCTCCCCAGTCTCTGTTTCCTCACCAAATGTCCCTCGTTTTTGCATGGAATAGATTGCAGCCAGCTACAAAGTCATTTTGTCCATGAAAGTGTGCCCTTCCAATCCCACGCTGActtatatttttttacattagataaaattactttttcctctttgttccaCTTTccatttcaataaaataaaccacaaattaagaacaaatttgaaaatgttttcttccatgtcacaaacattttctcttgGAAGACTGACCATACCTCTATTAGAAGCCAGAATCACTCTCATCCAGTAGAATGGATCTGCTGAGTCTGATGACATTATGCCAAATAAGGGAATCTGAATATCCAaccaagagaagaaaacagtttttaattagACTTTGTAACACCCATTCACCATCTTAGCTCTTCcttacaaacaggaaaaaagcataCCTGACAACATACTAAGAAGATGAAGAGTGTGATAGCTGTCCATAGTACCTTTTCCTTAAACTGaatctaaaggaaaaacaaaacaacacattgAAGAAGATAAAGCTGCCAAAATAGCAACATCTAGTCAACCAGTAAACTTTCACAGTGATACACTGCAGagcatttgattttcttctgaaggaaCAAAGTGTAGGATACTGaacaaaataattcactttCATCCCTTCTGCCCTGCACGCAGCCAAATCTTTATTGAACCCTTAATCCAAATAAGCAAGTCTGTGTAAGTTAAAGGTAGTTCTagcatttccacagaaatgcaTCCTTTGTCATTCTCCCCACAATGCCAAGCATCTTATATTACACAGATATAAACTTCTGAATGAAATTTCACTAACTCACCTTCCGTTCTGGCTTCTGGATTTCAGGCAGAATAACACAGAAGGGCTTGATTACTTCAAGAAATTTTACTGCAAGGAAATTAGTTAAAAGACAAAgtaaacacacagaaagaacacagggaaaagctcaaataaaattaaatgctgtgtttaagaaaaaagttgcctttttttttttaattctcatgcAGAAGTATGCAGAAAAGATAAGTAGAATATGGATTGcaaacacagaagaacaaaaaaagaacaaattgacagctttctgcttttaatgaGTAGGTTGGCAGCACAGAAAACCTGCTGCCGTTTTGCACACACATGTCTTCATAACTTAATTTCATAATGCTTCTCAAGTACCAATATTTAAGAAATCCAACACTGAAGATAGGTTAAAATCAGCAGCTGCCTTCAGGCCACACAGCTCAAGAGCTCCTACTCAGTGTCCACGCACACAATGTTCTACTTCAAATCTCTTCACAGAACTGCTCCTGCAATGATCACCCCCTTGTCACAAGGACACGTCCCCCGATCAGAAAAGTCAAAGCTGCCTCagttttagggaaaaaaaccacaacaacaacaacaacacaatcacacacaaaaTAGGAATATGTGCGAAGTCACACGTTGGCCACAATCACACGTAACTAGTTTTGAATGGAGTTAATGCTGAACTTCCCGAGGCCAGGCTCAGACTG from Lagopus muta isolate bLagMut1 chromosome 11, bLagMut1 primary, whole genome shotgun sequence encodes the following:
- the SEC61A1 gene encoding protein transport protein Sec61 subunit alpha: MGIKFLEVIKPFCVILPEIQKPERKIQFKEKVLWTAITLFIFLVCCQIPLFGIMSSDSADPFYWMRVILASNRGTLMELGISPIVTSGLIMQLLAGAKIIEVGDTPKDRALFNGAQKLFGMIITIGQSIVYVMTGMYGDPSEMGAGICLLITIQLFVAGLIVLLLDELLQKGYGLGSGISLFIATNICETIVWKAFSPTTVNTGRGMEFEGAIIALFHLLATRTDKVRALREAFYRQNLPNLMNLIATIFVFAIVIYFQGFRVDLPIKSARYRGQYNTYPIKLFYTSNIPIILQSALVSNLYVISQMLSARFSGNLLVSLLGTWSDTSAGGPARAYPVGGLCYYLSPPESFSSVLEDPVHAVVYIVFMLGSCAFFSKTWIEVSGSSAKDVAKQLKEQQMVMRGHRETSMVHELNRYIPTAAAFGGLCIGALSVLADFLGAIGSGTGILLAVTIIYQYFEIFVKEQSEVGSMGALLF